The following are from one region of the bacterium genome:
- the groES gene encoding co-chaperone GroES, whose translation MAIKIKPLGDRILVKRIEEEEVKKGGIIIPDTAKEKPQQGEVIAVGPGRVDDSGKKIPMELKKGDKILFGKYSGNEVKLGDEEYLIMREEDVLGIIE comes from the coding sequence ATGGCAATTAAGATAAAACCATTAGGTGACCGTATTCTGGTCAAACGAATTGAAGAAGAAGAAGTTAAAAAAGGCGGAATCATTATTCCGGATACCGCAAAAGAAAAACCGCAACAGGGTGAAGTGATTGCGGTTGGTCCGGGTCGAGTTGATGATTCCGGCAAGAAAATCCCGATGGAACTTAAAAAAGGTGATAAAATCCTATTCGGGAAATATTCAGGTAATGAAGTTAAACTCGGTGATGAAGAATATCTCATCATGCGGGAAGAAGATGTTTTAGGAATCATAGAATAA
- a CDS encoding DUF1460 domain-containing protein, whose translation MFRNYPMYLSVFTFYFIFLGLSYSIAKTKITLTEQDKLIALELNIKPDKLAELKAKPMYKFSEKDLDIYLGYIQKAEPNLRNRVVHLGRKNIGQPYKIYLLGEFPFELYDADPMYCLKQSDCVVFSEHTYAMALAKNWREFFVLLQRIRYKNGEIGMLTRNHYTEADWDINNSWLVEDITEELVGNRAATFSADINRAAFFEKYHIGQDIPIQKFSTKYIPCELIPEVLDKLQNGDFVNVVRGYDAPSWVGHTGLIAIAPDGTVDFLHSTPPKVTEQPLLEYMNKAVSRWAEIDKHNAYVDEMKKKGITYERKGFFRKKVALKKQAKLYGFKFLRLRDNPLDELRKLDGADTPRVTAPLGLLKNHE comes from the coding sequence ATGTTTCGGAATTACCCAATGTATCTATCAGTATTTACGTTCTATTTCATTTTTCTTGGTTTGAGCTATAGTATCGCAAAAACGAAAATAACTCTTACTGAACAGGATAAACTCATTGCGCTTGAACTGAACATCAAACCGGATAAACTCGCTGAATTAAAAGCAAAACCGATGTATAAATTTTCAGAGAAAGATTTAGATATTTATCTCGGGTATATCCAAAAAGCGGAACCGAACCTACGTAATCGCGTTGTCCATCTTGGCCGGAAAAATATCGGACAACCATATAAAATATATCTACTCGGTGAGTTCCCGTTCGAACTCTATGATGCTGACCCGATGTATTGCTTGAAACAGAGCGATTGTGTCGTTTTCTCTGAGCATACGTATGCGATGGCGTTAGCGAAAAACTGGCGTGAATTTTTCGTTCTCTTGCAACGGATACGATACAAAAATGGCGAAATCGGTATGCTTACTCGTAACCATTACACGGAAGCAGATTGGGATATTAACAACTCTTGGTTGGTAGAAGATATCACGGAAGAATTGGTCGGGAACCGAGCGGCAACGTTCTCTGCGGATATCAACCGGGCAGCATTTTTCGAAAAATATCATATCGGACAAGATATTCCGATTCAGAAATTTTCAACGAAATATATCCCCTGCGAACTTATTCCGGAAGTTCTTGATAAATTGCAAAACGGCGATTTCGTTAATGTGGTTCGTGGTTACGATGCCCCGAGTTGGGTCGGCCATACCGGATTGATCGCTATCGCTCCAGATGGCACAGTCGATTTCCTGCATTCAACTCCACCGAAAGTAACTGAACAACCGCTATTAGAATATATGAATAAAGCGGTTAGCCGCTGGGCTGAAATTGATAAACATAACGCGTATGTTGATGAAATGAAGAAAAAAGGGATAACCTATGAACGGAAAGGGTTTTTCCGTAAAAAAGTAGCATTAAAAAAACAAGCGAAATTATACGGATTCAAATTTTTACGGCTGCGCGATAATCCGCTTGATGAACTTCGTAAACTCGATGGAGCTGATACTCCTC